A region from the Lolium perenne isolate Kyuss_39 chromosome 4, Kyuss_2.0, whole genome shotgun sequence genome encodes:
- the LOC127294803 gene encoding aldehyde dehydrogenase family 3 member H1 has product MAVEAATLSQGLRASFRTGRTRPAEWRAAQLKSLVRMIEEKEDDISNALHADLAKPRMESYLHEISLAKGACIFALKGLKNWMKPDKVPAAITTFPSTATIVPEPLGVVLIISAWNYPFLLSIEPVIGAIAAGNAVVLKPSEIAPATSSLFAKLLPEYVDGSCIKVVEGGINETTSLLEQKWDKIFYTGNGHVARVVMAAAAKHLTPVALELGGKCPVIVDSNVALHVAVKRIAVGKWGCNNGQACIAPDYIITTKAFVTELVDSLKRVLVRFYGEDPLQSEDLSRIVNANHFNRVTKLIEDKKVADKIVLGGQIDEKQLKIAPTVLVDVPLDTQLMIGEIFGPLLPIVTVEKIEESIDYINAGTKPLAAYLFTKNKKLQENFIANVSAGGMLVNDVALHLTNPHLPFGGVGDSGIGSYHGKFSFDCFSHKKAVLVRGFGGEANARYPPYTVEKQKILRGLINGSFFALILALLGFPREKR; this is encoded by the exons ATGGCGGTGGAGGCGGCGACGCTGTCGCAGGGGCTCCGGGCCAGCTTCAGGACGGGGCGGACGCGGCCGGCCGAGTGGCGGGCGGCGCAGCTCAAGTCGCTGGTCAGGATGATCGAGGAGAAGGAGGACGACATCAGCAACGCGCTCCACGCCGACCTCGCCAAGCCGCGCATGGAGTCCTACCTCCACGAG ATATCACTGGCGAAAGGGGCCTGCATATTTGCCTTGAAGGGTCTGAAGAACTGGATGAAACCCGACAAG GTACCTGCTGCCATAACTACATTCCCATCCACTGCTACAATTGTGCCGGAGCCCCTCGGTGTCGTGCTCATCATCTCAGCCTGGAACTACCCTTTCT TGCTATCGATCGAGCCTGTTATTGGTGCGATTGCTGCTGGGAATGCCGTAGTGCTGAAGCCATCAGAAATTGCGCCAGCAACATCATCATTGTTCGCGAAGCTGCTACCAGAGTATGTTGATGGCTCCTGTATAAAAGTTGTAGAGGGAGGCATTAATGAAACAACCTCACTCTTGGAACAAAAATGggacaagatcttctacacgg GAAATGGACATGTAGCCCGGGTAGTGATGGCAGCTGCAGCGAAGCATCTAACCCCGGTTGCTCTCGAGCTCGGTGGAAAGTGCCCTGTTATTGTTGATTCTAACGTTGCTCTTCAT GTTGCTGTTAAGAGGATTGCTGTTGGTAAATGGGGCTGTAACAATGGCCAGGCGTGCATTGCTCCGGATTACATCATAACGACGAAAGCATTTGTTACAGAGCTG GTCGACTCTTTGAAAAGAGTGTTGGTAAGGTTCTATGGGGAGGATCCGTTGCAATCAGAGGACCTGTCTCGTATTGTGAATGCTAATCATTTCAACAGAGTGACAAAGTTGATAGAAGATAAGAAAGTCGCCGACAAGATTGTGCTTGGTGGCCAGATAGATGAGAAACAACT AAAAATAGCCCCTACGGTGCTGGTAGATGTTCCTCTCGATACGCAACTCATGATAGGGGAAATATTTGGCCCCTTGCTTCCAATTGTAACG GTTGAAAAGATTGAAGAAAGCATTGACTACATCAACGCTGGGACAAAGCCGCTCGCAGCCTACCTCTTCACCAAGAACAAGAAGCTGCAAGAGAACTTCATCGCAAACGTCTCTGCAGGAGGCATGCTTGTCAATGACGTTGCCCTACAC CTGACGAACCCGCATTTGCCGTTCGGGGGCGTGGGCGACAGTGGCATAGGGTCGTACCACGGGAAGTTCAGCTTCGACTGCTTCAGCCACAAGAAGGCGGTGCTGGTCCGCGGGTTCGGTGGGGAGGCCAACGCGAGGTACCCACCTTACACGGTGGAGAAGCAGAAGATTCTGAGGGGCCTCATCAATGGCAGCTTCTTTGCGCTCATCCTTgcgctcttggggttcccaagggAGAAGCGTTAG